One Psychrobacillus glaciei genomic region harbors:
- the xerA gene encoding site-specific tyrosine recombinase/integron integrase produces the protein MLLTKAWASFEADKRIEGFSPQTLKAYRLQSLLLIDYFKDVEIELLDTNQLKEYLAISGKHLKPASLAHRIRFMKSFFRWSHEEGYLSKNPTSKIKEPKVGKRIPKYLTEREIEHLRESCHSPIEKAIFEFMFSTGYRIGEVVALEKNHINWSNQSAIVRGKGDKEREVYFNTRCDIWLKRYIESRNDQNSAIFVTARQPHKMSVAQMRYIIKRISNRAEINKEIHPHQLRHSYATHLLNNGAPLEVIQSLMGHEKSETTKIYAQLSGRLRKEYYQKYF, from the coding sequence TTGTTACTAACAAAAGCATGGGCTTCGTTTGAAGCTGATAAGCGAATAGAGGGCTTTTCGCCACAAACGTTGAAGGCCTACAGATTACAGTCTTTGCTACTAATTGATTATTTTAAGGATGTAGAGATAGAGTTACTGGATACAAATCAACTGAAAGAATATCTCGCTATATCCGGTAAGCATTTAAAACCAGCAAGTCTTGCACATCGCATTCGTTTTATGAAGTCATTTTTTCGTTGGTCGCACGAAGAAGGCTATCTGAGTAAGAATCCAACTTCCAAAATCAAAGAACCCAAAGTGGGAAAGCGGATACCTAAATATTTAACCGAACGGGAGATCGAACACCTTCGTGAATCCTGTCATTCCCCAATCGAAAAAGCAATTTTTGAATTCATGTTTTCTACTGGTTATCGAATTGGAGAAGTAGTTGCGTTAGAAAAGAACCATATTAATTGGTCCAATCAATCCGCGATCGTAAGAGGAAAAGGAGACAAGGAAAGGGAGGTCTATTTTAATACACGTTGCGATATATGGCTTAAACGCTATATAGAAAGCCGGAATGATCAGAACTCTGCTATTTTTGTAACAGCCAGACAGCCACACAAAATGAGCGTCGCCCAAATGCGATACATTATCAAGCGAATCTCCAATCGTGCGGAAATTAATAAAGAAATTCATCCACACCAACTTCGACACAGCTACGCAACTCATTTGTTGAATAATGGAGCTCCTCTTGAAGTCATACAAAGTCTTATGGGGCATGAGAAAAGTGAAACCACCAAGATCTATGCTCAGTTAAGCGGAAGGTTAAGAAAAGAGTATTATCAGAA
- a CDS encoding IS110 family RNA-guided transposase encodes MNPVIGLDVAKGESQVQAFLDKKQPYKKSFKVAHTLEGLTILLEFMREIEVASGERPPIVLESTGHYHTPVVQFFEDRGYLIIMVNPLVSYRAKSSSLRKVKTDIIDARHLCEMFYKEDLEPYKQRGIQLLNLRHLTRQHENITGMYVQTKLQFQSVLDQVFPEYCGVFGDLYSDVSLLTLQAFPTSEEVMATREETVAKKIKEFCKSRSQKWANSQSEKLKAAADRNPFQKTLYNSLILSINMYIKMLLEYKKHLSDLEREIDALAKSMEEYKILQSIPGIGEKIAATIISEIGEIDRFNHPKKLVAFAGIDPSVFESGTFKGTLNRITKRGSSRLRHALYMAVKSAIRDSRKKKTTDELIPRNKRLREFYDKKREEGKPFKVAVIACANKLIHWIYALLKNNSLFQDLT; translated from the coding sequence ATGAATCCAGTAATTGGTCTGGATGTGGCAAAAGGCGAAAGTCAGGTTCAAGCATTCTTAGATAAAAAACAACCGTATAAAAAGAGCTTTAAAGTAGCACACACACTGGAAGGGCTGACAATTCTTTTAGAGTTTATGAGAGAAATAGAAGTGGCTTCTGGAGAAAGGCCCCCCATTGTTTTGGAATCCACTGGCCACTATCATACACCAGTTGTCCAATTTTTCGAAGACAGAGGTTATTTAATAATCATGGTTAATCCACTCGTTTCGTATCGAGCAAAAAGTTCCAGTTTACGTAAAGTAAAGACAGATATCATAGATGCTCGTCATCTCTGCGAGATGTTTTATAAAGAGGACTTAGAGCCTTATAAACAGCGAGGGATCCAGCTCTTAAATTTACGTCATCTTACAAGACAACATGAAAATATTACAGGTATGTATGTACAAACTAAACTACAATTCCAATCCGTTTTAGATCAAGTATTTCCTGAATACTGTGGGGTCTTTGGAGATCTTTATTCAGATGTCTCCTTACTGACCTTACAAGCATTTCCTACTTCTGAGGAAGTGATGGCAACACGTGAAGAAACAGTCGCCAAAAAAATAAAGGAATTCTGTAAAAGTCGTTCTCAAAAATGGGCAAACAGTCAGTCAGAAAAGTTAAAAGCTGCCGCAGATCGCAACCCATTCCAGAAAACCTTATACAATAGTCTTATCTTAAGCATAAATATGTATATTAAGATGCTTCTAGAATATAAAAAACATCTATCAGATCTGGAAAGAGAGATAGATGCTTTAGCGAAAAGCATGGAAGAATATAAGATTCTCCAATCCATCCCCGGTATTGGTGAGAAAATCGCAGCAACGATTATTTCGGAGATTGGGGAGATTGATCGGTTTAATCATCCTAAAAAGTTAGTTGCCTTTGCAGGAATTGATCCAAGTGTTTTTGAATCTGGTACATTCAAAGGTACTTTGAATCGGATTACCAAAAGAGGTTCTAGTAGACTACGACATGCCTTATATATGGCCGTTAAAAGTGCCATTCGTGATAGTCGCAAGAAGAAAACGACAGATGAACTCATTCCTCGAAATAAGAGGTTAAGGGAGTTTTATGATAAGAAACGTGAAGAAGGAAAGCCCTTTAAAGTAGCTGTAATAGCATGTGCAAATAAGCTTATACATTGGATTTATGCACTTTTAAAAAACAATTCACTTTTCCAAGATCTTACCTAG
- a CDS encoding GNAT family N-acetyltransferase, translating into MESLVKSQLNDLDEILNIDREVIGSDSRRKYIKKAIEEERCIAIKNEFSFVGFLIFDTHFFDCSFISLIIVKPTERRKGYASALMEYFISISPTKKIFSSTNQSNKRMQEVFKENGFIQSGFVENLDEGDPEIIYFKLT; encoded by the coding sequence ATGGAATCTTTGGTTAAATCTCAATTAAACGATTTAGATGAAATATTGAATATCGATAGAGAAGTAATAGGTAGTGATAGCAGACGAAAATACATAAAAAAAGCTATTGAGGAAGAAAGATGTATAGCTATTAAAAACGAGTTCTCATTTGTAGGATTTTTAATTTTTGATACTCATTTTTTTGATTGCAGCTTTATATCCCTGATAATAGTTAAACCAACTGAAAGACGAAAAGGATATGCATCAGCCCTTATGGAGTATTTTATAAGCATATCGCCTACTAAGAAAATATTTTCTTCAACCAATCAATCAAATAAAAGAATGCAGGAAGTATTTAAAGAAAATGGATTTATACAAAGTGGATTTGTAGAAAATTTAGATGAAGGAGACCCAGAGATAATTTACTTTAAATTAACATAA